The Quercus robur chromosome 3, dhQueRobu3.1, whole genome shotgun sequence DNA segment tggttgtctgtattttttatttttaattccttGCTTGATATTTTTGTGTTGATTGTTTGGTAGCTAATGTATGTCATGCATCAGGAACTTGTGCAAAGTGCATTGTTAGAGAGCAACACCAGCAGGGATGACCGCATTCTTTACGATAAGCTAGTGCGAATGTCTGTTATTTGAGATTGGCAGGGTCTTCATGTTTTCTTGAAAATGAATTTCAGTATGACATTGCCTTATTATGGCCCTAGAAAGGGGACAGATTCTTACAGGGTTTTGGTTTGCATTTGGATTGTTCTCCGGTTGATTTCTTTTAATGCCTGTCAAAAAGTTTTCAATACGCTAAGTGTTGTGCCAGTTGACCTACATGGCTATTGGcaaatcaaaatcattattttgaAGATAagtcatttataattttttagattatgCTCATTTCATCtacttttgattaaaaaaaaaatcaactattaattatgtcaatttagtcctctCTCTATCTTCGTCTCTGGCTGAATCTATGTATgtctctctctcatcaattcTACAAATTCACCAATGCTGTGTATGTCACCAAACAAgtcacaaaaaatatttaatgtgTTCTAGAGAGGAGGTTTCAAGGTTGTGTGAAAATTTTCTACTTTTGAGTTTTGcaatgttttttcaaaaaacagaGATGTCATACGTATCTGGTACGAAGTAAGGATGTCCGAAACTCTCTTTACTGTTGTGACCTCAAAACTAGAGAGAATTGAGGGTGCCTGTGGATTTGAAAGCACaagttttctattattattattattaattttgaagGAAACTGTTTTCAGAACCGAAAATATCCAAATATTTCAATCATAGtaagagaaaaaaagatgagaagaaaaaaaagtactttCTAACCAATTCCATTAAAATAgcaattatattaattttaaaatgattttttttttgaaaaataactaattattaaaaaaaaaatacaacttttaCGGTGGATTTTTGGTATGTGCACACACCAAAACAAGAATGCATTTCCTTTTAAAACAAGAAATTGTCTCGAATATGTCCTCCAAACACCAACAAGTTTGTTTGATCACTGTAGTATGAAAACAAgtctgttttctctctctcacacacacacacacacacacggccCTTCTTTCTTTGCTGATTTTTGGAAGACTTCTTTAAGGTTTTTGACTACTAGCAAACTATAAATACCTTCATACTTTCATGTATATGATAATATCCACTTTGTGATTTATTAGCATTAGATAACAAAacattatttcataattttatctTTATGGAATAACTTTAGATATAAGCTGAAGTATGAATTCAAATTTATAGCTATTTGCTGAACATCCCAACATTTATTAATCTTCCTCCTTAACACCAGTAAGTATTAAGAAAGTAAGCAAAGTAGCTTCTCTAAAATCATGGTCccttattattttggttttgagtCACATGTGTCAGATTACACCTTAGTATAGTGGATATTACAACCTTACCATTTTCCCCCCAAAATATACTGAATTGTTCCATATTTCTCCTTTGCACAAGATTGTTAGCAAATTCAACCAAATCTGATTttgtcaaaattaaaattttaaaataatatatttaagcTATTAATAATGGCAAAATCATCCCAATCCAagccttaaaaaaattagaatccaatCTAACTTATCTATCCACAAAAATACCAACTCAAAAAATCAAGTTGGATTGAATTGAGTTAGATCTGTCGAGTTAGTGTGTTGAATGTAGCATTCCTAAATAGATTGCCCACAATTTGAAAGTTGAGATTCATCCTCGAGCAGGCCTTAGTCGCTAACAGAAATAAAATGTGATAGCATTAGCAATTCCTCTCATTGGTGATCCACTATTCTCCCATCCCATGTTTGTATAGCTTTCTCCTTTAATAGTTTGTTAATGTATTCTTAGGTTCAGGCTCCTGCTCTCCTCTGCATTTCACCTAACATAAAACTCATGGCTTGCAAGCAAAGCCAAAATACCATTGAATGAGCTATTAAGCCCTCCATCTACTACCAAAAACTAGTAAGTTCACCGGCTACCAATTATATAATTTCAAACGGTTGTCAGTTGTGTATAGGTTTATCAAGTCATTGAGGTGTTGGATATTGGTCCTTTTCGGATTTTTAATGAGAGCTTCTAATGCAATTGAGGATCCCCTTTTGGaaacttaattaaattaaaatggtCGGTaaatattgattatttttaGCTTTGACAATCACTATTGAACTACATCatgtctcaactctcaactctcaactctcaacaATATACTTTTTCATCAACTTAAATATGTTGAGTCAACTcaatacaaggaaataattggcaacaatattgaaaatttcaaatatagCTTAAATTACCAAGATCACACACATTTTTCTttatagggtctgtttggatagaacttattttgctgaaactgaaaactgaaaactgaaaacactgtagcaaaataatttttaaatgtgtgaatagtactgtgggacccatttttaatgaaaaaattgataaaaaatgaaatttgtggctccgtgaacagtgcacggatgcactgttcacagaagaccggtcaaaagttgcggctactATTCATATACTGTACATGAACAGTACCGCTTGTGGGGGGAAAAGgcgtgaaaaaaagaaaacgcaGCAAACGCAACGTGGATCCAAACTCAGCCATAATCTATCATCCTTTCCCACTTAGCTTGCTTCaaaacctatcaaaaaaaaaaagaaatgtcaaaagtcaaaaagaaaaaaaagtttagataaattacattttaaagtaggtgatttcaatttttttacaagtaagtgatttcaaattaaaccttataattttaagaatttcaaattttaagacTATTATAAACTAAATCGTTTAGTTCTTTAATTGAGCCTACATTATTTAACCCCTAATCAAActcaacaaaaattctaaatcaaatttgaaaagtttaaaatttacaTGGACACAATCTTAAAAGTTCAAAGTTTTATTTGAAACTCGAAAAGCTATAAAGTTGAACTAAGGTATCGTTTGattcaaagaatttaaaagCTAAATATGCCCACgtttttatttgattaggaATACAACATGGTCCTACAAATATAGAGAAAGtctataaataaaacatttttgtcgttttttgccataattttaagtaataaaagggaaaaaaatccaTGAAAAACAATCACTCATGGCTAAATGTTgttacaaaaacacacaaaatgcACTAAAATCATTACTTGAAGTCACGATTTTCAAGTGTACGAATGTGTAAAACATTGTATTTATAACAAACACCACTCATGTGCCTCATTTTTGTTGTATTAGTTGTTTAAAATAGCAATTTGGCAATTTAGTATCATCATTGTAAATGTTCTTATCAAGTCACGATTTTTAAGTGTATGAATGTGTAAAACATTGTATTTATAACAAATACCACTCATGACTTGCAACCTCATTTTTGTTGTATTAGTTGTTTAAAATAGCAATTTGGCATCGTCATTGTGAATGATCTTATCAATCACGGTAAATGCTCTCATTTTTGTTGTAGCAAATGGTGTGTCTTTAGTTTAATTTGAAATCTTCCCATgtgctgaaatttttttactcactaGCCAATCACTTCTCTTGGTGACGTAGTAATATCCACCTCGGGTGACCCTATCATAGCTTAATAAGTTGGGCTGTTACAATTTACAAGTCGCAACGTTGTTTATTCACGAAAGCAAAATGAAGCCTTTTCCATGGCTTCTGTTCTGTCTTTGAAACCTCTGTAATTTGTCGTTCTCTTTTCTAACAACTCGCAAAACCTTTTCATCTAATTCTCAAAACCCTCTTTCCCTCacacaaatccaaacaaaacccaatttttttctcGGGAAAACTCGCAAGAAAATCACTTACTTTCCCTCAAAAAAAGCTTCCTCATACCCCAATGGGAAAGGGATTGCTTGACCTTGAAAAGCACTTTGCTTTCTATGGTGCTTATCATAGCAACCGAATAAACATAGCCATCCATATGGTGTTTGTTTGGCCAATCTTTTTCACAGCTCTTCTTATGCTTTATTTCACGCCCTCTCTGTTCAACCTCCCCCACTTGGAGTTTTTTCTGTTTGGGACTCATTTTGTTCtggttttgaattttgggtTCTTGTTAGCTTTGATCTATTCTGTGTTTTACGTCTTTTTGGATGTGAAAGCTGGGTCCTTGGCTGCTCTGCTCTGTGCTATTTGTTGGGTTGCTAGCAGTTTTATTGCAAGTAGACTCGGGTTTTCACTAGCTTGGAAGGTACAATTCTTAGTTTATTATTAGCTTTTGTTCATAAATTTACTATGGCTTCCTTTTTGTACTTGAAATTGAAAGGGTATTTTGTTTATATGATTATTAATTGTTTTGTTACGGGAGAGTTATGAGTTTGTTAATGCTTGGAATCATTGGAAATCATTTGTGGTTGCCGCAGTAGATAGCTTATATGTGGTTTGGAATTTGGATAATCTATGGTGTTTTACATAAGGGAatcctttttgttttgggacaatttttagtaattttcagGATTCTGAATGAAGAACATTTTTACATGTTATAGCGCTAACATGCGCTAACATAAGAAGAACAAGACACTCCAAAATTCCTGAGTGACCTTGTAGAACAAAGACACGCCAGGGACACTCTACATGTATGTCCTTACTgggtcaagaagaaaaaatataactttttcttataaaaattccTTCGAttttagttatgtttttaaAGATTCTGATagttaattattttgaaaacttagaataaacataaaatacatAACGATATATTGATTAATGTCGTATCATactaatttttcaagaattgcATTGTCACCATGTCCCATATAGTGTTGTATCCATGTCCATGTCCATGCTTCTTACGCACTAACTTGCTTGTTTAAATATTTTGCAATTGAGCCAGTGTTTCTGTTGTCATTTGGCCACTATGACAGTAAAAAACCACTCTTTTGTTACCCCTTACTGTGCTGAATTAGTATTCAGTTTTGTTTATTACTGAATTTTGTTGGGAATTAATAGAGTTTAggatcattttcattttctgaaGGAATATGTGTTATTGGATGAATGGTTTTTGGTTCTATATTGTGTTAGGAATGTACTAACTAtattttgatgaaagaaaaagcgATTTAGcatcttattttgtttgttgcttCATTGTTTTCTTGGCAGCCTTATTCTATGCTGAGATGAATGATATTCTGTTCTATTGTCATATTCACATTAGACTCGTAATCAAGATTATGTAATGCTAGAAATGCTAGAGCAGTTCTGCTTTGCATTCTTGTTGCTGTTGCATATTATGATATAATTCCTTATTCTGTCTTTTCTTAGTTGTTTCTTTGAGGGATATATTGTCTTccattttgtttccttttattttacaagAA contains these protein-coding regions:
- the LOC126718879 gene encoding 2-hydroxy-palmitic acid dioxygenase mpo1-like; protein product: MGKGLLDLEKHFAFYGAYHSNRINIAIHMVFVWPIFFTALLMLYFTPSLFNLPHLEFFLFGTHFVLVLNFGFLLALIYSVFYVFLDVKAGSLAALLCAICWVASSFIASRLGFSLAWKVVLVAQILCWTVQFIGHGIFEGRAPALLDNLVQAFIMAPFFVLLEALQTFFGYEPYSGFHATVQAKIEAEINEWQDQKQKLIS